One genomic window of Luteitalea pratensis includes the following:
- a CDS encoding hybrid sensor histidine kinase/response regulator — MTTTTSAAADPDTWILDGGGEMGEFIRATDWAATPLGPWRDWSRSLKATVAMLVHSRHPMFLWWGPDLIQIYNDAYVPSFGVGKHPAAMAQAGRACWPEIWHIIGPQIDAVMMHGVPSWHEDACVPIFRNGAIEDVYWTYGYSPVFDDDGSIGGTLVVCTETTARVVATRQEAALRAEVDRDRVRLQQFFAQAPAGICILRGADLTFEFANDHYRALMGGRDLVGKPLLTALPELHGQGLNSLLHEVLRSGELFVSRDMPVRLDRHVRGTPDEAFYKFIYSPLRDAAQHVDAVIVLALDVTDEVQAKQQAETLAQRLRDTEAQFHVLAETIPQLAWSTRPDGYIDWYNQRWYDYTGTTFDSMQGWGWRSVHDPNLVDDVVTRWQAALDAGEAFEMEFPLRGRDGQFRWHLTQAVPLKDDAGRVVRWFGTNTDIDTLRRASQERAALLDSEQRARQVAELASRAKDDFLATASHELRTPLNAILGWARMLQSGALSNNDYLRAVDSIERNAHAQVRLIEDILDGSRIITGKLHLAIRPLDLTLLVQAALDAVRPAADAKRIALTVAMDPAASRLVGDPDRLQQVVWNLVNNAIKFTPKDGRVDVSLRREGTEVQLTVRDTGEGIAADFLPHVFERFRQAEESTSRRHGGLGLGLALVRHLVEAHGGTVHAASDGPGRGATFVARLPVQAVFAEPATESPGIPFNERRFIPRPIRLAGVTVLVVDDEADARDLIATVLRSKGAEVITAATGAEALGLLASRPFTLMVSDIGMPHNDGYELIAKIRTAAGVRGLHLPAIALTAYSREQDRRRAIDAGFQAYVAKPVEPDVLVDLVDRLATEARREGAQTLPAFTARAEVLEKFARTLAAPGWHDALRFLNSRTAHRFTGLYRFDPPWLRSLALLDADVSSVTRGEDVEMDATYCALVGTFERPFTTEDTAADERLRHHPARDTVRSYCGVLLRTASGAAFGTLCHFDVVPCDVPSQEIALMEAAARLIMERLEPDQARSTP; from the coding sequence ATGACCACAACCACGTCAGCTGCCGCCGACCCGGATACCTGGATCCTCGACGGTGGCGGCGAGATGGGCGAGTTCATCCGTGCGACGGACTGGGCAGCCACACCCCTCGGCCCGTGGCGCGACTGGTCCCGCAGTCTCAAGGCCACGGTCGCAATGCTGGTCCACTCTCGCCATCCGATGTTCCTGTGGTGGGGACCCGATTTGATTCAGATCTACAACGACGCCTACGTGCCCAGCTTTGGCGTCGGCAAGCATCCGGCGGCCATGGCGCAAGCGGGCCGGGCCTGTTGGCCGGAGATCTGGCACATCATCGGGCCCCAGATCGATGCCGTGATGATGCACGGTGTACCGAGTTGGCACGAGGATGCCTGCGTGCCGATCTTCCGGAACGGTGCCATCGAAGACGTCTACTGGACGTATGGCTATTCGCCGGTGTTCGACGACGACGGTTCGATCGGCGGCACGTTGGTCGTGTGCACGGAGACAACGGCGCGCGTGGTTGCGACGCGTCAGGAAGCGGCTCTGCGTGCGGAAGTCGACCGGGATCGTGTACGACTGCAGCAGTTCTTCGCCCAGGCGCCAGCCGGCATCTGCATCCTCCGCGGTGCGGATCTGACGTTCGAATTCGCCAACGATCACTATCGTGCGCTGATGGGCGGGCGGGATCTTGTCGGCAAGCCACTCCTGACCGCGCTGCCCGAGTTGCACGGGCAGGGGCTCAACTCGTTGCTGCACGAGGTCCTGAGGTCTGGGGAGCTGTTTGTCAGCCGTGACATGCCGGTACGGCTTGATCGACACGTGCGCGGCACGCCAGACGAGGCATTCTACAAATTCATCTACAGCCCGCTTCGCGACGCGGCGCAGCACGTCGACGCCGTGATCGTCTTGGCACTCGATGTCACCGACGAAGTACAGGCGAAGCAGCAGGCCGAGACGCTGGCGCAGCGCCTGCGCGACACCGAAGCGCAGTTCCATGTCCTCGCGGAAACCATTCCGCAACTCGCCTGGAGCACGCGGCCGGACGGGTACATCGACTGGTACAACCAGCGCTGGTACGACTACACAGGGACCACGTTCGACAGCATGCAGGGCTGGGGGTGGCGCAGCGTGCACGACCCCAATTTGGTGGACGACGTTGTCACGCGCTGGCAAGCCGCCCTCGACGCCGGCGAGGCCTTCGAGATGGAGTTTCCGCTACGCGGCCGTGACGGTCAGTTTCGCTGGCATCTGACGCAGGCCGTACCCTTGAAAGACGACGCCGGCCGGGTGGTGCGCTGGTTCGGCACGAACACCGACATCGATACATTGCGCCGAGCGTCGCAGGAGCGAGCCGCGTTGCTCGACAGCGAGCAGCGCGCGCGGCAGGTCGCGGAACTCGCCAGCCGCGCCAAGGACGACTTTCTGGCGACGGCGTCGCACGAACTGCGCACGCCTCTGAACGCCATCCTGGGCTGGGCGAGGATGCTGCAATCGGGAGCGCTGTCCAACAACGATTACCTGCGTGCGGTCGACAGCATCGAGCGCAATGCGCACGCGCAGGTGCGCCTGATTGAAGACATCCTCGATGGGTCACGCATCATCACCGGCAAGCTGCACCTCGCGATCCGCCCGCTCGATCTGACCCTGCTGGTCCAGGCTGCGCTTGATGCGGTCCGCCCGGCCGCAGACGCGAAGCGCATCGCACTCACGGTGGCGATGGACCCGGCCGCGTCGCGTCTCGTCGGGGATCCGGACCGGCTCCAGCAGGTCGTGTGGAACCTCGTCAACAACGCCATCAAGTTCACCCCCAAGGACGGCCGTGTCGACGTGTCGCTGCGGCGCGAAGGCACGGAGGTACAGCTGACCGTGCGCGACACCGGCGAAGGGATCGCCGCCGACTTCCTCCCGCACGTTTTCGAGCGGTTTCGCCAGGCGGAGGAAAGTACATCCCGTCGCCATGGCGGCTTGGGGCTCGGACTGGCGTTGGTTCGACACCTGGTCGAGGCGCATGGCGGCACCGTCCATGCCGCGAGCGATGGCCCGGGACGCGGCGCCACATTTGTCGCGCGTCTCCCCGTCCAAGCCGTGTTCGCAGAGCCGGCCACCGAATCCCCTGGCATACCGTTCAACGAACGGCGATTCATCCCGCGGCCGATTCGGTTGGCCGGCGTCACGGTGCTGGTGGTCGATGATGAAGCCGATGCCCGCGATCTGATCGCGACGGTGCTCCGCTCCAAGGGAGCCGAGGTGATCACGGCGGCCACGGGCGCCGAGGCCCTCGGGCTCCTCGCCTCGCGGCCCTTTACGCTCATGGTCAGCGACATCGGCATGCCGCACAACGACGGCTACGAACTTATCGCCAAGATCCGGACTGCGGCGGGCGTGCGCGGGTTGCACCTGCCGGCGATCGCCTTGACCGCCTACTCACGCGAGCAGGATCGCCGACGCGCCATCGATGCCGGGTTTCAGGCGTACGTGGCGAAACCCGTCGAGCCAGACGTCCTGGTCGATCTCGTGGACCGGCTCGCCACCGAGGCCCGTCGCGAGGGGGCGCAGACACTCCCCGCCTTTACGGCCCGCGCCGAAGTGCTCGAGAAGTTCGCCAGGACCCTCGCTGCGCCCGGTTGGCACGACGCACTCCGCTTCCTGAACAGCCGGACTGCGCATCGCTTCACGGGCCTCTACCGCTTCGATCCTCCGTGGCTGAGAAGCCTCGCGCTGTTGGACGCCGACGTCTCTTCCGTGACGCGGGGAGAGGATGTCGAGATGGACGCGACGTATTGTGCGCTGGTCGGAACCTTCGAGCGACCGTTCACGACGGAGGATACAGCTGCGGATGAGCGACTTCGGCACCACCCCGCGCGGGACACGGTCCGTTCCTACTGTGGCGTGCTGCTGCGGACGGCCTCAGGCGCCGCTTTCGGCACCCTGTGCCACTTCGACGTCGTTCCCTGTGATGTGCCCTCGCAGGAGATTGCGCTGATGGAGGCCGCGGCGCGACTGATCATGGAGCGCCTCGAACCAGACCAAGCCCGATCAACCCCATAG
- a CDS encoding YybH family protein, translating into MSATLRPQFIGRGSIGSVPTRQAAFTRRGLRLKAAVRAYVEDALRIPGFNIRWQSQGVQLSADGSLAYMFGTNTVTVSGHDGAPAATDGRGLSIWRREDDGIWRCSVEIWNTDHPASLS; encoded by the coding sequence ATGAGCGCCACGTTGCGGCCCCAGTTCATCGGCCGTGGTTCGATCGGCTCGGTGCCTACGCGGCAAGCCGCATTTACGCGACGAGGACTTCGGCTTAAGGCAGCGGTGCGAGCGTACGTGGAGGACGCGCTGCGCATACCCGGGTTCAACATCCGGTGGCAGTCACAAGGGGTGCAGCTTTCAGCGGACGGCTCCCTCGCGTATATGTTCGGCACGAACACGGTGACGGTCAGCGGTCATGACGGTGCGCCAGCCGCAACCGATGGACGCGGGCTCTCCATCTGGCGACGTGAGGACGACGGCATCTGGCGCTGCTCAGTCGAAATCTGGAACACGGACCACCCCGCTTCCCTGTCATGA
- a CDS encoding metallophosphoesterase has translation MAGKAPRFSVPGALALTVALSLVGAAQGVKLPLAKDSTRFAVIGDTGTGDKAQYEIGRKLDEYRQQAQFTFAIMVGDNIYGTERPQDFQKKFEIPYKPLLDAGVQFYAALGNHDDPNQRFYKPFNMNSERFYTFTKRNIDFFVLDSNYMDRKQLEWFERAIKESKSDWKMAYFHHPLYSSGAAHGSETDLRTVLEPLFVKYGVNVVFAGHEHFYERVEPQNDVYYFTCGGSAKLRKGDIRKGSALTEKGNDVDNTFMVVEVANDVFNFQTVSRGGVTIDSGAFQRSHR, from the coding sequence GTGGCCGGTAAGGCTCCCCGTTTCTCGGTCCCCGGCGCTCTCGCCCTGACCGTTGCGCTGTCACTGGTGGGCGCGGCGCAAGGCGTCAAGCTGCCATTGGCAAAGGACTCGACACGGTTCGCCGTCATCGGCGACACCGGCACTGGCGACAAGGCGCAGTACGAGATCGGGCGGAAACTCGACGAGTACCGCCAGCAGGCGCAGTTCACCTTTGCGATCATGGTGGGTGACAACATCTACGGGACCGAACGTCCGCAAGACTTTCAGAAGAAGTTCGAAATACCGTACAAGCCGTTGCTCGATGCCGGCGTCCAGTTCTACGCGGCCCTCGGCAACCACGACGATCCCAACCAGCGTTTCTACAAGCCGTTCAACATGAACAGCGAGCGGTTTTACACCTTCACGAAGCGCAATATCGACTTCTTTGTGCTCGATTCGAATTACATGGATCGCAAGCAGCTCGAATGGTTCGAACGCGCGATCAAGGAATCGAAGTCCGATTGGAAGATGGCGTACTTCCACCATCCGCTCTATTCGTCCGGTGCGGCGCACGGCTCGGAGACCGATCTGCGCACTGTGCTCGAGCCGTTGTTCGTCAAATATGGAGTGAACGTCGTGTTTGCCGGCCACGAACATTTCTACGAGCGGGTTGAACCACAGAACGACGTGTACTACTTCACATGTGGCGGGTCGGCCAAGCTCCGCAAGGGCGACATCCGAAAAGGATCGGCGCTCACGGAAAAGGGAAACGACGTCGACAATACGTTTATGGTCGTCGAAGTGGCGAACGACGTGTTCAACTTCCAGACGGTGTCACGTGGCGGTGTAACGATCGACTCGGGCGCATTTCAGCGCTCACACCGCTAA
- the istA gene encoding IS21 family transposase, whose translation MDQVHVVRHKVLVEGRSQRAVARELGLSRVTVKKYLAQAAPVRHEAQPRPRPVSAAVAPRIAALLEEAPRWTTPKQRLTATRLHQLLRAEGHDVGVSLVKAAVAEWKRQRREPLIPLTYRPGELAEVDFFEVQVDVAGRRQKAWLFVLRLMYSGRDFGWIYERQDQVSFLDGHVRAFAHLGGAPTRVAYDNLKPAVARILAGGERALTIRFAALASHYLFEPSFCRPGVGHDKGGVESRGKYIRLQALTPIPAGDTLDAINTQLLAQLDARRDTRRHGTEATIGVRSAEEQRLLRPLDVPFVAEAAVPVSIAPRALARVHGAWYSVPCAWAGLDLTAWVGATTVTIVGRDGRRISHPRQRFGGRSIDYRHYLPALAIKPQAVRQVAPDLVRDLGDPFPAVWANLTAQHAPRDAARHLAKILGDLHAAGAAVVVPALERALRDGTPLRLAVHAEAPPVLGAEAVPASLRDVAITSGVAADYDRWLQDGAA comes from the coding sequence ATGGATCAGGTGCATGTGGTCCGGCACAAGGTGCTGGTCGAGGGACGATCGCAGCGAGCGGTGGCGCGGGAGCTGGGGCTGTCGCGGGTGACGGTGAAGAAGTACCTGGCGCAGGCCGCGCCGGTGCGGCACGAGGCGCAGCCGCGACCGCGGCCCGTGAGCGCGGCGGTCGCACCGCGCATCGCCGCGCTGCTCGAGGAGGCGCCGCGCTGGACCACGCCCAAACAGCGACTGACGGCCACGCGGCTGCACCAGCTGCTCCGGGCGGAAGGTCACGATGTCGGCGTCTCCCTAGTCAAGGCGGCCGTGGCGGAGTGGAAGCGGCAGCGACGCGAGCCGCTGATTCCGCTGACCTATCGCCCGGGCGAGCTGGCGGAGGTCGACTTCTTTGAAGTGCAGGTCGATGTGGCGGGCCGGCGCCAGAAGGCGTGGCTCTTCGTGCTGCGCCTGATGTACTCGGGCCGCGACTTCGGCTGGATTTACGAGCGCCAGGATCAGGTCAGCTTTCTCGACGGCCACGTGCGCGCCTTTGCCCATCTGGGCGGCGCGCCCACGCGGGTGGCGTACGACAATCTCAAACCGGCGGTGGCCCGGATCCTCGCCGGCGGCGAGCGGGCCCTGACGATCCGCTTTGCGGCGCTCGCCTCGCACTATCTCTTCGAGCCGAGCTTCTGTCGCCCGGGCGTCGGCCACGACAAGGGCGGCGTCGAATCGCGCGGCAAGTACATCCGGCTGCAGGCACTGACGCCAATTCCCGCGGGCGACACCCTCGACGCGATCAACACGCAACTGCTGGCGCAGCTCGATGCGCGCCGCGACACGCGCCGGCATGGCACCGAGGCCACCATCGGCGTGCGCTCCGCCGAGGAGCAGCGCCTCCTGCGTCCGCTCGATGTGCCGTTTGTCGCCGAGGCGGCCGTCCCCGTGAGCATCGCGCCGCGCGCGCTGGCCCGGGTCCACGGCGCGTGGTACTCGGTGCCGTGCGCGTGGGCCGGGCTGGATTTGACGGCCTGGGTCGGCGCGACGACGGTCACCATCGTCGGCCGCGACGGTCGGCGCATCTCCCATCCGCGGCAACGCTTTGGCGGCCGCTCGATCGACTATCGCCACTACCTGCCCGCACTGGCGATCAAGCCGCAGGCGGTCCGCCAGGTCGCGCCCGATCTGGTGCGCGATCTCGGCGATCCCTTCCCCGCGGTGTGGGCCAACCTGACGGCGCAGCATGCGCCGCGGGACGCCGCCCGGCATCTCGCCAAGATCCTGGGCGATCTGCACGCCGCCGGTGCGGCCGTCGTCGTGCCGGCACTCGAGCGTGCCCTGCGCGACGGCACGCCCCTCCGACTGGCCGTGCATGCGGAGGCGCCACCGGTGCTCGGCGCGGAGGCCGTGCCGGCGTCGCTCCGCGATGTGGCGATCACGAGCGGCGTGGCCGCGGACTACGACCGCTGGCTGCAGGACGGTGCGGCATGA
- the istB gene encoding IS21-like element helper ATPase IstB: MSTPAITRDLIVGHTRALKLPGVARSFEALARQAQAAHWPYEDYLHEVLNAEHTSRHESVIRQRLREARFPEVKTLETFDFATAEGVHAAQIHTLARGEWVTRPENLILAGPIGTGKTHLAIALGVEATRQKRRVLFTRAADLVRQLLEARDARELARLQRRLLTQDVLIIDELGFVPFDRVGGELLFNLIADRYERRATVVTTNLAFAEWVTVFAGDEKLTTALLDRLAHHATVITTKGKSYRMKKRRTSAD; the protein is encoded by the coding sequence ATGAGCACGCCCGCGATCACGCGCGACCTGATCGTCGGCCACACGCGCGCGCTCAAACTCCCGGGCGTGGCCCGCAGCTTTGAAGCGCTGGCGCGTCAGGCGCAGGCCGCGCACTGGCCCTACGAGGACTACCTGCACGAGGTACTCAACGCCGAGCACACCTCGCGCCACGAGTCGGTGATCCGCCAGCGGCTGCGCGAGGCCCGCTTCCCGGAGGTCAAGACGCTCGAGACCTTTGACTTTGCGACGGCCGAGGGGGTCCACGCCGCGCAGATCCACACGCTCGCCCGTGGGGAGTGGGTCACGCGCCCCGAGAACCTGATCCTCGCGGGCCCGATCGGCACGGGCAAGACGCACCTCGCGATCGCGCTCGGCGTCGAAGCGACGCGGCAGAAGCGGCGCGTGCTCTTTACGCGCGCCGCCGATCTGGTACGTCAGCTCCTCGAAGCGCGTGATGCGCGCGAGCTCGCACGGCTGCAGCGACGCCTGCTCACCCAGGACGTCCTGATCATCGACGAACTGGGCTTCGTCCCGTTTGATCGGGTCGGCGGCGAACTGCTCTTCAATCTGATCGCCGATCGCTATGAGCGGCGCGCGACGGTGGTGACCACGAACCTCGCGTTTGCCGAGTGGGTCACGGTCTTTGCCGGCGACGAGAAGCTGACGACCGCGCTGCTCGATCGTCTGGCGCATCACGCCACGGTGATCACGACCAAGGGCAAGAGCTACCGCATGAAGAAACGGCGGACCAGCGCCGACTGA